The Zhongshania aliphaticivorans genome contains the following window.
CAGCCCACCCACCCATTGCAGCATTGAGCGCCACACTAAAATATCGTGCGCCATAGTATCTAGGCCGGTAAAAGCGGTGGAGCCAGTGGTGGTAAGGCCTGATACGGACTCGAAAACGGCATCGGTAACACTGCAAAATTCAGGTATGAATAAGAAGGGCAATGCGCCAGTAAAAGAAATTAACAACCATGAGCTGGTGGTGATTAGAAACATTTGCCTAGGGTTAAGCATATTGATGCGGTGGGAGCGTGATAAGAGCCATCCACCTGCCGCTAAACCCACGGTTAAGGCAACAGCACTACTAAAAGCCGCGGCATTGCCAGTGTGGTATATAACCGCCATTAGCAGGGGAACGGTCATCAAAAGGCCAAACACGAGTAAGACGAGGCTACAGACTTTGAGTACAGGTTTAATAAGGGTGAACTGAGCCATTACAGTTTCGCTATCGTGGTAATTAGGCCGTCTAGGGCCGCAGTGTGCGGTTATTTACTGGGTGGCACAATGACGCCCAGCTCTGATGAGCCCGCACCAC
Protein-coding sequences here:
- a CDS encoding potassium transporter TrkG encodes the protein MAQFTLIKPVLKVCSLVLLVFGLLMTVPLLMAVIYHTGNAAAFSSAVALTVGLAAGGWLLSRSHRINMLNPRQMFLITTSSWLLISFTGALPFLFIPEFCSVTDAVFESVSGLTTTGSTAFTGLDTMAHDILVWRSMLQWVGGL